The following are encoded in a window of Strigops habroptila isolate Jane chromosome 9, bStrHab1.2.pri, whole genome shotgun sequence genomic DNA:
- the LOC115612907 gene encoding thymosin beta-15A homolog encodes MCDKPDLSEVEKFDKKKLKKTNTEEKNTLPSKETIEQEKECVKSS; translated from the exons ATGTGCGACAAGCCAGACCTGTCGGAGGTGGAGAAATTCGAcaagaagaagctgaagaaaaccaaCACGGAGGAGAAGAACACGCTGCCCTCCAAGGAGA CTATTGAGCAGGAGAAGGAATGTGTGAAGTCTTCCTAG